The proteins below come from a single Rhodospirillaceae bacterium genomic window:
- a CDS encoding sulfite exporter TauE/SafE family protein: MIDSLITAYPLILSLLATGAIAGILAGLLGVGGGIIIVPVLFTVLGTLDVPMDVRLHVAIGTSLATIVPTSLASVRAHHRKGAVDWPLFKSWAPGLVIGVLLGTILATRLLSGTILALVFAFVALCVALDIAFRDRSMPQYGDDNTLSGLWIYKPAASVVSAMVGAFSALMGIGGGTLSVPILNAARYPMHRAVATSAAFGLIISIPAAAGYIIGGWGLAGLPLGSIGYVNILGLAFITATTVLTAPLGSRLAHALTEKSLRFLFSGFLVLTAIRMAYAAVSG, encoded by the coding sequence TTGATAGACTCTCTGATTACGGCATACCCTCTCATACTGAGCCTTCTAGCAACGGGCGCTATAGCGGGTATTCTTGCCGGGCTTTTAGGCGTCGGCGGCGGTATCATTATTGTACCCGTGCTGTTCACGGTGCTCGGAACGCTCGATGTCCCCATGGATGTTAGGCTTCATGTGGCGATCGGTACATCCTTAGCTACGATTGTGCCAACGTCCCTTGCCTCAGTGCGGGCCCATCACAGAAAGGGGGCCGTGGATTGGCCTCTTTTCAAATCATGGGCACCAGGCTTGGTTATTGGCGTGTTATTGGGAACCATACTGGCAACGCGACTACTCAGCGGAACAATACTCGCACTTGTCTTCGCTTTTGTTGCTTTATGTGTGGCCCTCGATATCGCGTTTCGTGACCGATCAATGCCCCAATACGGCGATGACAACACTCTTTCAGGGCTCTGGATATACAAACCTGCCGCATCTGTTGTCTCGGCCATGGTCGGTGCTTTCTCGGCGCTGATGGGAATTGGCGGTGGAACGCTATCCGTTCCGATCCTAAATGCTGCCCGTTACCCGATGCACCGGGCCGTCGCAACGTCAGCCGCATTTGGGCTCATCATCTCTATCCCAGCTGCCGCGGGGTACATTATCGGAGGGTGGGGTCTTGCGGGCCTGCCGCTCGGCTCTATCGGATACGTCAATATACTAGGGCTAGCATTCATAACGGCAACCACTGTCCTAACCGCTCCCCTTGGAAGCCGTCTGGCGCATGCGCTGACCGAGAAATCTCTGCGGTTTCTCTTTTCTGGTTTTCTGGTGCTGACAGCCATCCGAATGGCGTACGCTGCGGTGTCAGGCTAA
- a CDS encoding SUF system Fe-S cluster assembly regulator encodes MFKVNKLTDYATVVLIDMARSGKVHPTQAISDSTGIPLPTVAKLMKHLVKSGLVMSHRGVHGGYRLTRPASETTIADVIEAVEGPIALTACVETSDEHCGYESLCAASGKWNRVNRAVTNALKEVTLAEMIDDLSGSSPFAVIADGAESPSASAKQDEVH; translated from the coding sequence GTGTTTAAAGTCAACAAGTTAACAGACTATGCGACCGTCGTGCTGATTGATATGGCGCGAAGCGGGAAAGTTCACCCCACCCAAGCTATTTCAGATAGCACCGGTATTCCACTTCCGACCGTAGCAAAGCTGATGAAGCACCTCGTAAAGTCTGGTCTGGTGATGTCCCACCGGGGCGTGCACGGCGGGTACCGTCTGACGCGCCCAGCCTCTGAAACCACCATCGCTGACGTTATAGAGGCCGTAGAAGGGCCGATTGCGCTCACAGCGTGTGTAGAGACGTCGGATGAGCACTGTGGGTATGAAAGTTTATGCGCGGCCAGTGGCAAGTGGAATCGCGTGAATAGAGCCGTCACAAACGCCTTAAAAGAAGTGACACTGGCCGAAATGATTGATGATCTGAGTGGATCAAGCCCATTTGCGGTCATCGCCGATGGGGCGGAGAGCCCTTCAGCGTCGGCAAAGCAAGATGAGGTGCACTAA
- a CDS encoding twin transmembrane helix small protein — translation MLSISMLAVLGVLLTGLFAFVKGGDFHDKYGNKLMQWRVTTQAIAVVLVLLLIAVRAD, via the coding sequence TTGCTTTCAATATCTATGCTTGCTGTTCTTGGCGTGTTGCTGACGGGCCTCTTCGCTTTCGTAAAGGGCGGGGATTTTCACGATAAATATGGCAATAAACTGATGCAATGGCGTGTGACCACCCAAGCCATTGCAGTGGTTCTTGTCCTGCTTCTGATTGCTGTTCGGGCGGACTAG
- a CDS encoding response regulator, with amino-acid sequence MLSQLFLDRTQEHFYRRVYSSIQEAKIESLGRVLIVDDNTLVRESLSHVLRERGYTAFEAEDGEAALIIFESEDIQIAIIDIMMPTMGGLQLRQVLADREPSIPIILVTGQPEIVESLVEDDLEFQYGTVSLLQKPVHPVKLLAEVEKRLSA; translated from the coding sequence TTGTTGTCTCAGCTGTTCCTGGATCGGACTCAGGAACACTTTTACCGCAGAGTCTATTCATCAATACAGGAGGCTAAAATAGAAAGCCTTGGGCGCGTTCTAATCGTTGATGACAACACCTTGGTGCGCGAGTCGCTCAGTCATGTTCTAAGAGAACGTGGCTATACTGCCTTCGAGGCTGAAGATGGAGAGGCCGCCCTAATCATCTTTGAAAGTGAAGATATACAGATTGCCATTATAGATATCATGATGCCGACAATGGGTGGTCTACAACTCCGGCAAGTGCTCGCAGACCGTGAGCCGTCCATCCCGATTATATTAGTTACTGGACAGCCTGAAATTGTGGAGAGCCTCGTCGAAGATGATTTAGAGTTTCAATATGGCACTGTCAGCTTGCTACAGAAGCCCGTGCATCCAGTGAAGTTGTTAGCCGAGGTTGAGAAACGACTTTCGGCGTAA
- a CDS encoding SUF system NifU family Fe-S cluster assembly protein has protein sequence MEAAAKDSDLLGLYQEIILDHGKSPRNAGVIENADCRSDGKNPLCGDRVTVTTELDQQQSIADIKFDGKGCAISIASASMMTEAVKGLSITEARLIFEAVRTICSKEASVLDAMQDVGNKLAPRLEKLASLSGVRQFPARVKCATLPWHTLMSCLDGKATASTER, from the coding sequence ATGGAAGCCGCCGCAAAAGATAGCGATCTGCTGGGATTGTACCAAGAGATCATCCTGGATCACGGGAAGTCGCCGCGTAATGCGGGTGTCATTGAAAATGCAGACTGTCGAAGTGATGGCAAAAACCCACTCTGCGGCGACCGTGTTACCGTCACGACTGAACTAGACCAGCAACAGTCCATTGCTGATATCAAGTTTGATGGCAAGGGATGCGCTATTTCGATTGCGTCTGCCTCCATGATGACTGAAGCGGTCAAAGGCTTAAGCATTACAGAGGCCCGATTGATTTTTGAGGCTGTACGCACCATCTGTTCGAAAGAGGCATCCGTTTTGGATGCTATGCAGGATGTCGGTAATAAGTTGGCTCCAAGACTTGAAAAGCTTGCATCTTTGAGCGGGGTTCGCCAATTTCCGGCGCGAGTCAAATGCGCAACGCTTCCGTGGCACACCCTGATGTCATGCCTTGATGGAAAAGCAACGGCCTCGACGGAACGATGA
- a CDS encoding cysteine desulfurase has protein sequence MNAISKQTKAKDIRPFDIESVRADFPILQRTVHGKPLTYLDSAASAQKPKQVIDVIRYQYEHEYANVHRGAYSLSEALTGKYEEAREKVRAFINAGSDREIVFTKGATEAINLVAATFGRMLKAGDEVVITGLEHHSNIVPWQLLRDQIGITLKVVPVLADGSVDLSAFEAAMTGKTKLVSVAHVSNALGTILPVKDIVQLAHSVGAKCLIDGCQGVVHEVVDVQALDCDFYAFSGHKLYGPTGIGVLYGKEELLSEMPPYQGGGEMISTVTFERSEWAELPAKFEAGTPPIVQAVGLGAAIDYVSLFDRAAVAAHEQDLLNYATEQLKSINSLRLIGTAKHKTAVASFVLDGAHPHDLATILDRSGVCVRAGHHCAQPLMDSFGVTATLRASFGMYNTRSEVDVLIEALGRAREILG, from the coding sequence ATGAACGCCATCTCAAAGCAGACAAAAGCAAAAGACATACGCCCATTTGATATCGAATCTGTGCGCGCAGACTTTCCGATTCTGCAACGCACCGTTCATGGAAAGCCCCTCACATATTTAGACAGTGCAGCATCTGCCCAGAAGCCCAAGCAGGTTATCGACGTTATCCGTTATCAGTACGAACATGAGTACGCGAATGTCCACCGCGGTGCTTATTCTTTAAGCGAAGCGTTAACCGGCAAGTATGAAGAAGCGCGCGAAAAAGTGCGTGCCTTTATTAACGCCGGTTCTGATCGCGAGATTGTCTTCACGAAAGGGGCGACCGAAGCGATTAATCTGGTCGCTGCCACATTTGGTCGCATGCTAAAGGCGGGTGATGAAGTTGTGATCACGGGTCTTGAGCACCACTCTAATATTGTTCCGTGGCAGTTGTTGAGGGATCAAATTGGGATCACGCTTAAAGTTGTACCAGTCCTAGCAGATGGCTCGGTTGATCTAAGCGCCTTCGAAGCAGCGATGACGGGTAAAACCAAATTAGTCTCTGTTGCCCATGTGTCTAATGCCCTGGGTACAATACTTCCGGTGAAAGACATCGTTCAGCTTGCTCATTCTGTTGGCGCAAAATGTCTTATTGATGGTTGCCAGGGTGTGGTTCATGAGGTTGTCGATGTCCAAGCTCTGGACTGTGATTTCTACGCCTTTTCAGGTCATAAGCTCTACGGTCCAACCGGCATTGGTGTGCTGTATGGAAAAGAAGAGCTGTTGAGTGAAATGCCACCGTATCAGGGTGGTGGTGAAATGATCAGTACAGTTACGTTTGAGCGCAGCGAGTGGGCAGAGCTTCCGGCAAAATTTGAAGCCGGGACACCGCCAATCGTGCAAGCTGTGGGATTAGGGGCAGCAATAGACTACGTCAGTTTATTTGATCGCGCGGCAGTAGCTGCTCACGAGCAAGATCTACTAAATTATGCAACCGAACAACTCAAAAGCATAAACAGTTTGAGACTTATCGGGACGGCCAAGCATAAAACGGCTGTGGCTTCTTTTGTGCTGGACGGGGCACATCCCCATGATTTAGCGACGATCTTAGACCGGTCTGGTGTCTGTGTTCGTGCGGGACACCACTGTGCGCAACCGCTTATGGATAGCTTTGGCGTTACCGCTACTCTGCGTGCCTCTTTCGGTATGTACAACACGCGAAGTGAAGTCGATGTTCTGATAGAAGCCTTAGGCCGTGCCAGAGAGATTTTAGGTTAA
- a CDS encoding iron-sulfur cluster assembly accessory protein produces the protein MTSLTRTAPITITDAAVARAAHLIGRSDHPVAGIRVGIDTKGCSGFSYKVEYADEQGKFEDVVEQNGVKFFIDPMAVMYLLGSELDYQESKMESGFVFTNPNETGRCGCGESFSAAPNPDAKE, from the coding sequence ATGACCAGCTTAACGAGGACTGCTCCGATCACAATTACAGATGCTGCCGTTGCGCGTGCAGCACACCTGATTGGGCGGTCGGATCATCCTGTTGCCGGAATACGTGTGGGCATTGATACCAAAGGGTGTTCTGGCTTTTCGTACAAAGTCGAATATGCCGACGAACAAGGTAAGTTTGAGGATGTCGTAGAGCAGAATGGCGTTAAATTTTTTATAGACCCGATGGCGGTTATGTATCTGTTGGGCTCTGAATTGGATTATCAAGAGTCCAAGATGGAGAGTGGGTTTGTGTTCACTAACCCGAATGAAACAGGGCGCTGTGGATGTGGCGAGAGTTTTTCTGCGGCTCCAAACCCTGATGCGAAAGAATAG
- the sufC gene encoding Fe-S cluster assembly ATPase SufC produces MSLIEIKDLHVSVDDKEILKGIDLTINGGEVHAIMGPNGTGKSTLSYVLAGRKGYEVTKGSVSFDGKDLLEMEADERARAGVFLAFQYPLEIPGVATSTFLKTALNAKRRESGLDEIDAMEFLNLIKAQTKELEMPYEMIKRQLNVGFSGGEKKRAEVLQMSLLEPKFAILDETDSGLDIDALKVVSNGVNALRDPERAFLVITHYQRLLKYIIPDFVHVIVDGKIVESGDKSLAEVLEAEGYARFEKRAAA; encoded by the coding sequence ATGTCACTTATCGAAATTAAAGACCTTCACGTCTCCGTGGATGACAAGGAAATTCTGAAAGGGATTGACCTGACAATTAACGGCGGCGAGGTTCATGCAATCATGGGGCCGAATGGAACCGGCAAGAGCACATTGTCTTATGTGTTGGCTGGCCGCAAGGGCTACGAAGTAACAAAGGGAAGTGTGTCCTTTGATGGTAAAGACCTACTGGAGATGGAAGCGGATGAGCGAGCAAGGGCCGGTGTCTTTTTGGCGTTTCAATACCCCTTGGAAATTCCCGGGGTTGCAACGTCGACCTTCTTAAAAACCGCTTTGAATGCAAAAAGACGCGAAAGCGGTCTGGATGAGATCGACGCGATGGAGTTTCTCAATCTTATCAAGGCACAGACTAAAGAACTTGAGATGCCTTACGAGATGATCAAGCGCCAATTGAATGTAGGGTTCTCGGGCGGTGAAAAGAAACGTGCCGAAGTTTTGCAGATGAGTTTGTTGGAGCCCAAGTTTGCCATTCTGGATGAGACAGATTCTGGTCTAGATATTGATGCCCTAAAAGTTGTGTCCAATGGTGTAAACGCCTTGCGTGACCCGGAGCGCGCTTTTTTGGTAATCACCCATTACCAGCGCCTTCTGAAGTACATTATCCCTGACTTTGTCCATGTGATTGTTGATGGAAAAATTGTGGAAAGCGGCGATAAGTCATTGGCTGAAGTTTTAGAAGCTGAGGGTTATGCTCGCTTCGAAAAACGTGCAGCAGCTTAA
- a CDS encoding DUF59 domain-containing protein yields MMPPYSMPAMEGDPPEEGDTVTRGAPLPDDADYIITESAAVEALRSVFDPEIPVNIYDLGLIYELKIGDRGNVNVLMTLTAPACPVAGTLPGEVADSVAATKGAGEVAVTITWDPPWTPENMSEVARVALDMF; encoded by the coding sequence ATGATGCCGCCTTATTCGATGCCGGCTATGGAAGGTGACCCACCCGAGGAAGGTGATACCGTGACACGCGGTGCGCCACTGCCCGACGACGCTGATTACATAATAACCGAATCAGCTGCTGTAGAGGCTCTACGGAGTGTTTTTGACCCGGAAATCCCAGTCAATATTTATGATCTCGGATTGATTTATGAGCTCAAAATTGGTGACAGAGGGAACGTTAATGTGCTGATGACTTTAACCGCGCCAGCCTGTCCCGTCGCAGGCACGCTTCCGGGTGAGGTTGCTGATTCTGTTGCGGCCACCAAAGGAGCTGGGGAGGTTGCTGTGACCATTACATGGGATCCTCCTTGGACACCCGAGAATATGTCTGAAGTGGCGCGTGTCGCCCTCGATATGTTTTGA
- the sufB gene encoding Fe-S cluster assembly protein SufB has product MVATKQTVDAVRDVETYKHGWATDIESDMAPKGLSEDIVRFISAKKEEPEWMLEWRLKAYRLWLTMEGQEPTWAKVSYPKIDYQDAYYYAAPKLEDGPKSLDEVDPKLLETYEKLGIPLREQEMLAGVAVDAVFDSVSVATTYKKKLNELGVIFCSMSEAIKNHPELVQKYLGSVVPYSDNFFATLNCAVFTDGSFVYIPKGLRCPMELSTYFRINEKNTGQFERTLIIADEGSYVSYLEGCTAPQRDENQLHAAVVELIALDDAEIKYSTVQNWYPGDEDGKGGIYNFVTKRAACRGRNSKVMWTQVETGSAVTWKYPSCILQGDNSVGEFYSVAITNNKQQADTGTKMIHLGKNTRSKIIAKGISAGRSDSTYRGLVRIQPKADGARNFTQCDSLLIGDQCGAHTIPYIESRNPTAQTEHEATTSTISDDQMFYCQQRGLNPEEAVSLIVNGFCKEVLQTLPMEFAVEAQKLVGISLEGSVG; this is encoded by the coding sequence ATGGTTGCGACCAAACAAACTGTTGATGCTGTTCGGGATGTTGAAACCTACAAGCACGGTTGGGCGACGGATATTGAGTCCGATATGGCCCCAAAGGGCCTCAGTGAAGATATTGTCCGTTTTATCTCGGCCAAAAAGGAAGAGCCGGAGTGGATGCTCGAATGGCGTCTGAAAGCTTATCGCCTGTGGCTGACGATGGAAGGCCAGGAGCCAACCTGGGCAAAGGTCTCTTACCCAAAAATTGATTATCAAGACGCGTACTATTATGCCGCACCCAAGTTAGAGGACGGACCAAAGAGTCTTGATGAGGTCGATCCAAAACTCCTGGAGACATACGAAAAGCTTGGGATTCCTTTGCGCGAACAAGAAATGCTGGCGGGTGTGGCTGTTGATGCCGTGTTTGACAGTGTTTCGGTGGCTACGACCTATAAGAAAAAGCTCAATGAGCTTGGCGTGATCTTCTGCTCTATGTCGGAAGCGATCAAGAATCATCCGGAGTTGGTGCAAAAGTATTTGGGTTCGGTTGTTCCGTACAGCGACAACTTTTTTGCAACATTAAACTGTGCCGTTTTTACCGATGGCTCCTTTGTCTACATCCCAAAGGGCTTGCGTTGCCCCATGGAGTTATCCACGTACTTCCGCATTAACGAAAAGAACACAGGGCAATTTGAACGCACGTTGATTATTGCTGATGAAGGCTCCTACGTGAGCTACTTGGAAGGCTGTACGGCACCGCAGAGAGATGAGAATCAACTTCACGCGGCTGTTGTTGAATTGATTGCGCTTGATGATGCTGAAATCAAATATTCAACTGTCCAGAACTGGTATCCCGGTGATGAGGATGGCAAGGGCGGCATTTATAACTTCGTGACCAAACGCGCCGCGTGCCGGGGGCGCAACTCTAAAGTCATGTGGACACAGGTCGAGACTGGCTCCGCTGTGACATGGAAGTATCCGAGCTGTATTTTGCAAGGGGATAATTCCGTTGGGGAGTTTTATTCCGTCGCCATTACAAACAACAAACAGCAGGCTGATACCGGCACGAAGATGATCCATTTGGGCAAAAACACCCGCTCCAAGATTATCGCAAAGGGTATTTCTGCGGGCCGTTCAGACAGTACCTATCGTGGGCTCGTGCGCATTCAACCGAAGGCGGATGGCGCACGGAACTTTACCCAGTGCGACAGCTTACTGATTGGTGATCAATGTGGGGCACATACAATTCCTTACATTGAAAGCCGCAATCCGACGGCGCAGACAGAACATGAAGCAACGACCTCAACCATCAGTGATGATCAGATGTTTTATTGCCAGCAACGCGGCTTGAATCCTGAAGAGGCGGTGTCTCTTATTGTGAACGGCTTCTGCAAGGAAGTCCTGCAAACGTTACCCATGGAATTCGCTGTCGAGGCGCAGAAGCTGGTCGGCATTAGTTTGGAAGGAAGTGTTGGTTAA
- a CDS encoding formyltransferase family protein produces the protein MDQSTLIILTEPGFLATLEAVIERVNFPHKPQIKTAETLQDIETALSNVTGPCRLVAFCTGVIIPNPVLKALSSGAYNFHPGPPAYPGLFPSCFAIYDGAEMFGATAHRMTEQVDGGEIVGTRLTSLMPWADRLAADTLAFECVTKLFARLAPDLLNLEAPLAPSGESWSGRVRTRKDFEDLCQLPSDLSEEEFQKRYRAVGEGPDHALTLTLFGQRFKLDNNRGQETVVRGGKSKS, from the coding sequence ATGGACCAATCAACCCTCATTATCCTGACTGAGCCTGGGTTTCTGGCGACTTTAGAAGCCGTCATAGAGCGCGTTAATTTTCCTCATAAACCTCAGATCAAGACCGCCGAAACCCTTCAAGACATCGAAACAGCCCTGTCCAATGTCACTGGACCTTGCAGACTGGTGGCCTTTTGTACGGGCGTAATCATTCCAAACCCGGTGCTGAAAGCGCTCTCAAGCGGAGCCTATAACTTTCATCCTGGTCCGCCCGCCTACCCAGGTCTGTTTCCCTCCTGTTTTGCCATTTACGATGGCGCAGAGATGTTTGGCGCCACAGCACACCGCATGACCGAACAGGTGGATGGCGGAGAGATTGTTGGCACGCGCCTTACCTCACTCATGCCGTGGGCAGACCGTCTTGCTGCGGACACCCTGGCCTTTGAATGTGTCACTAAACTCTTCGCGCGATTAGCCCCTGACCTTTTGAACTTAGAGGCTCCACTAGCGCCTTCTGGTGAATCTTGGTCTGGGCGCGTGCGCACACGCAAAGACTTTGAAGATTTGTGTCAATTGCCGAGTGATCTCTCGGAGGAAGAATTTCAGAAGCGCTATCGCGCGGTCGGCGAAGGCCCAGATCATGCGCTAACGCTCACCCTGTTCGGACAGCGGTTTAAATTGGACAATAACAGAGGTCAAGAAACCGTTGTCCGCGGCGGGAAAAGCAAGAGCTAA
- the sufD gene encoding Fe-S cluster assembly protein SufD, translating into MTTVESSPETTFGSAYANAVGALPGANESWIDSIRQTSRAIVEAGGFPGPKTEAWKYTSLREIANTSFIPASEADDVDVSAAPVGSPVLEGALQVVFVNGVYRQDLSTSFKDVQSGVTFGPLADVLKNNPEYLKDILASAAVPAESFIAALNTGFMEQGIYLHVEAGVEMLRPLQVVSIGASGAQPGAFHPRLQLVLDKNAKATVLETHVGLPGQPYLSNPVTEVILGLGSALKHYTLVCEDSDAYHLGRSAVCVSEGAQYESFLLSLGGKLARREVQVRLEALGARAIVDGAYGLSGSDHSDISSEILHLAPETISKQTVKGVLGGKSKGVFQGRVHVAREGQRSDGRQLHKAMLLNRGPEVDCKPELEIYADDVQCAHGATTGEMDSEHIFYLLSRGIDEQAARAMLVEGFLDDVIFDISDDAARTLVLDMVKRWLVRQSALITEGV; encoded by the coding sequence ATGACCACCGTCGAATCCTCACCAGAGACCACTTTCGGTTCAGCCTATGCAAACGCGGTAGGCGCGCTGCCAGGCGCCAATGAATCCTGGATAGATTCAATACGGCAGACATCCAGAGCCATTGTCGAAGCCGGTGGTTTTCCAGGTCCCAAGACTGAGGCATGGAAGTACACGTCTCTTCGCGAAATTGCTAATACATCATTTATTCCGGCGAGTGAGGCAGATGATGTTGATGTTTCTGCCGCCCCTGTTGGCAGTCCGGTTCTTGAAGGTGCGTTGCAGGTTGTTTTTGTAAATGGTGTCTACCGTCAAGATCTCTCAACGTCGTTTAAAGATGTTCAATCCGGTGTGACGTTTGGGCCGCTTGCTGATGTACTCAAAAACAATCCTGAATATCTCAAAGATATTCTGGCTTCTGCAGCCGTGCCGGCTGAGTCATTCATTGCAGCCCTGAATACCGGCTTCATGGAGCAGGGGATATATCTTCACGTTGAGGCTGGTGTTGAAATGTTACGGCCTCTTCAGGTCGTTTCCATTGGAGCTTCGGGAGCGCAACCAGGTGCTTTTCATCCAAGGTTGCAGCTTGTTCTCGACAAAAATGCAAAAGCGACTGTGCTGGAGACCCATGTTGGGTTGCCGGGGCAACCTTACTTGAGCAATCCTGTTACGGAAGTAATTCTTGGTCTGGGTTCTGCCTTAAAACATTACACTTTGGTTTGCGAAGATAGTGATGCCTACCATCTTGGACGGTCCGCTGTGTGCGTTTCAGAAGGCGCGCAATATGAGTCCTTTCTGTTATCTCTCGGTGGCAAACTTGCGCGCCGTGAAGTCCAGGTTCGGCTGGAAGCTCTTGGTGCCCGCGCGATTGTAGACGGTGCTTATGGATTGTCAGGGTCTGATCATTCAGACATTTCGTCTGAAATTCTACATCTGGCCCCTGAAACGATTTCTAAGCAGACTGTTAAAGGTGTATTGGGCGGAAAATCGAAAGGTGTGTTTCAAGGACGTGTTCATGTGGCTAGAGAAGGGCAGCGCAGTGATGGGCGACAACTTCATAAAGCTATGTTGCTTAATCGTGGACCAGAGGTGGACTGCAAGCCGGAACTGGAAATCTATGCTGATGATGTTCAATGCGCCCATGGCGCGACAACCGGCGAGATGGATTCAGAGCACATTTTTTACCTGTTAAGCCGCGGTATTGATGAGCAAGCAGCCCGCGCCATGCTGGTTGAAGGCTTCTTGGATGATGTCATTTTTGATATCTCCGATGATGCCGCCAGAACCCTGGTTCTGGATATGGTGAAGCGGTGGCTTGTGCGGCAAAGTGCTCTGATTACGGAGGGCGTATGA